The following are encoded together in the Callithrix jacchus isolate 240 chromosome 19, calJac240_pri, whole genome shotgun sequence genome:
- the LOC144580349 gene encoding transport and Golgi organization protein 1 homolog isoform X6, with the protein METCSYHCLLGNCFSCCFLLENYPCFTEQQISEKLKIIRKENTELEQKLSNYEQKIKQLKKHIQETRKQRMILPGKAIKFKDKIKKLEKEKEILGGKAKKLRVMLESTREQSVKNQDLISEKKKSIETLKDVISMNASEFSEVQIALTEAKLSEEKVKSECRRVQEENARLKKKKEQLQQEIEDWSKLHAELSEQIKSLEKSQKDLEVALTHKDGYINALTNCITQLNRLECESESEGQTKGGNDSDELASGEAAGDRKEKMKNQIQQMMDVSRTQTAISVVEEDLNLLRSKLRASRSTKCNLEDQIKKLEDDRKSLQSAKVGLEDENRTLRQKVEILSELYQQKEMALQKKLSQEEYERQEREQRLSAADEKAVSAAEGVKTYKRRIEELEDELQKTERLFKNQIATHEKKVHENWLKARAAERAIAEEKREATNLRHKLLELTQKMATLQEEPVIVKPMPGRPNTQTPPRRVKGAPCEGQQPVCGVKCSVDGPLTHPRWSAEASGKPFPSDPGPGTAAMMKNSSRGPSPTRMMDESKQTVLQEPEVPSVPSITSSAEPPVAANTTPKGPPPFPGVPLMGTPMGGPVPPPIRYRPPPQLCGPCGPFWPRRIPPPFGPGMRPPLGLEFAPGRRDVPLHPRAFIPGQAPFRPLGPLAPREYFIPGTRLPPPAHVPQDYPPPPAARDLLPPGSVDEPPPASQH; encoded by the exons tcacCGAACAGCAGATTTCTGAGAAGTTGAAGATtattaggaaagaaaatacagaacttGAACAGAAATTGTCAAATTATGAACAGAAG ATCAAGCAATTAAAGAAACATATTCAAGAAACCAGGAAGCAAAGAATGATTCTCCCTGGTAAAGCAATTAAATTTAAG GATAAAATcaagaaacttgaaaaagaaaaggaaattctgggTGGCAAAGCTAAAAAACTTCGTGTTATGTTGGAATCTACGAGAGAACAGAGTGTCAAGAATCAGGATTTG atatcagaaaagaagaaatctatTGAGACGTTAAAAGATGTTATTTCCATGAATGCTTCAGAATTTTCGGAG GTTCAAATTGCACTTACTGAAGCTAAGCTTAGTGAAGAGAAGGTGAAGTCTGAATGCCGTCGGgttcaagaagaaaatgctaggcttaagaagaaaaaggagcag TTGCAGCAGGAAATCGAAGACTGGAGTAAATTACACGCCGAGCTCAGTGAACAAATCAAATCATTAGAGAAGTCTCAGAAAGATTTGGAAGTAGCTCTTACTCACAAGGATGGTTATATTAAT GCTTTGACTAATTGCATTACACAGTTGAATCGATTAGAATGTGAATCTGAATCAGAGGGTCAAACTAAAGGAGGAAATGATTCAGATGAATTAGCAAGTGGAGAAGCGGCAG GTGACCggaaagagaagatgaaaaatcAAATTCAGCAGATGATGGATGTCTCTCGG ACACAGACTGCAATATCGGTAGTTGAAGAGGATCTAAACCTTTTACGATCTAAGCTAAGAGCCTCCAGGTCCACTAAATGTAACCTGGAAG accagataaagaaattggAAGATGACCGCAAGTCACTACAATCTGCCAAAGTTGGACTGGAAGATGAGAACAGAACCCTGAGGCAGAAAGTGGAGATTCTGAGTGAACTGTATCAGCAGAAGGAGATGGCTTTGCAAAA GAAATTAAGTCAAGAAGAGTATGAGCGGCAAGAACGAGAGCAGAGGCTATCAGCCGCTGATGAAAAGGCAGTTTCGGCTGCAGAGGGAGTAAAAACTTACAA GCGGAGAATTGAAGAATTGGAGGATGAATTACAGAAAACAGAGCGGTTATTTAAAAACCAG aTCGCCACCCATGAGAAGAAAGTTCATGAAAACTGG CTCAAAGCTCGTGCTGCAGAAAGAGCTATAGCcgaagagaaaagggaagctaCCAACTTGAGACACAA ATTATTGGAATTAACACAAAAGATGGCAACGCTGCAGGAAGAACCTGTGATTGTAAAACCAATGCCGGGAAGACCAAATACACAAACCCCTCCCCGGAGAGTTAAGGGAGCACCTTGTGAAGGGCAACAACCTGTTTGTGGtgtaaaat GTTCTGTGGACGGGCCTCTGACTCATCCTCGATGGTCAGCTGAGGCATCTGGGAAACCGTTTCCTTCTG ATCCAGGACCTGGTACAGCTGCCATGATGAAAAACAGCTCAAGAGGCCCTTCCCCTACCCGGATGATGGACGAAAGCAAG caaACTGTTCTCCAAGAGCCTGAAGTCCCCTCCGTTCCCAGCATTACATCTTCAGCTGAGCCTCCAGTAGCA GCTAATACGACTCCAAAAGGGCCCCCTCCTTTCCCAGGAGTCCCTCTTATGGGCACCCCCATGGGAGGCCCTGTACCACCACCCATTCGATATCGACCACCACCTCAGCTCTGTGGACCTTGTGGACCTTTTTGGCCTCGGCGAATTCCTCCACCCTTTG gCCCTGGTATGCGTCCACCATTAGGCTTAGAATTTGCACCAGGAAGACGGGACGTGCCACTCCACCCTCGGGCATTTATACCAGGACAGGCACCATTTAGACCTCTAGGTCCTCTTGCCCCAAGAGAGTACTTTATTCCTGGTACCCGATTACCACCCCCAGCCCATGTTCCCCAGGATTACCCACCACCACCTGCCGCAAGAGACTTACTACCGCCAGGCTCTGTAGATgagcctcctcctgcctctcagcacTAG